The Cloeon dipterum chromosome X, ieCloDipt1.1, whole genome shotgun sequence genome includes a window with the following:
- the LOC135946127 gene encoding Kv channel-interacting protein 4-like — MPATVARRDDAGAAELEDVVVAKQLPPGHENGPQATKVTPAAGPSPLLEGAARHPTASAAASVATVEAVVTQQPCSSQAAAADEATSPTAESTASGSKKPHRHHHHHHHQSLTSWLLKRITNMKIFQPKKDLDLEEFEVQPARYKPDRLEVLSKTTGFTKKEIQFVYRAFKQECPTGMISEETFKSIYAKFFPLGDSSQYAHYVFSTLDREKCGTITFGDFMLGLSVLVKGSLQERLRWAFSLYDVNNDGCITREEMTTVITAIYDLMGASHTEPGVLPDEASKDHVERIFQKLDLNNDGVITVDEFIDYCSMNEDIRSSFAVFDDLW; from the exons ATGCCCGCGACAGTGGCCCGGCGCGACGACGCGGGCGCCGCCGAACTCGAGGACGTCGTCGTCGCCAAGCAGCTGCCCCCCGGCCACGAGAATGGCCCCCAGGCCACCAAGGTGACGCCGGCCGCAGGGCCGTCTCCTCTGCTCGAGGGGGCGGCCAGGCACCCGACCGCCTCTGCCGCCGCCTCCGTGGCGACGGTGGAGGCCGTCGTGACGCAGCAGCCATGCAGCTCGCAGGCGGCCGCGGCCGACGAGGCCACCAGCCCCACGGCCGAGTCGACGGCCAGCGGCAGCAAAAAGCCGCATCgacaccaccaccaccatcaCCACCAGTCGCTGACCTCGTGGCTACTCAAACGCATCACCAACATGAAGATCTTTCAGCCTAAAAAAG ATTTGGATCTCGAAGAGTTTGAGGTGCAGCCGGCGAGGTACAAGCCCGACAGACTGGAAGTGCTCAGCAAAACGACTGGCTTCACCAAGAAGGAGATCCAATTCGTGTACCGGGCCTTCAAGCAAGAATGTCCCACAGGAATGATCAGCGAGGAAACCTTCAAAAGTATCTACGCAAAGTTCTTCCCCCTTGGAG aTTCCAGCCAATACGCGCACTACGTATTCAGTACCCTGGACCGTGAGAAATGTGGTACCATCACATTTGGTGATTTTATGCTCGGTCTGTCTGTGTTAGTCAAAGGCTCGTTGCAGGAACGACTGCGCTGGGCGTTCAG TTTGTATGACGTAAACAACGACGGCTGCATCACCCGCGAGGAAATGACGACGGTGATCACGGCCATTTACGACTTGATGGGCGCCTCACACACTGAGCCCGGCGTCCTGCCCGACGAAGCGTCCAAGGATCACGTGGAGAGAATATTCCAG AAATTGGACTTGAATAACGACGGAGTTATCACAGTTGATGAGTTCATCGACTATTGCTCAATG AATGAAGACATCCGTAGCTCGTTTGCAGTGTTTGATGATTTGTGGTAG